Proteins co-encoded in one Actinomadura luteofluorescens genomic window:
- a CDS encoding MBL fold metallo-hydrolase, whose translation MAHVQVVETSSLGDRSYLAHDGRVALVVDPQRDIDRFLALAGRLDVRITHVAETHLHNDYVSGGLALAKATGAAYLISADENVEFDRTAIADGDEIAISDGLRIRAVATPGHTFHHVSYVLSGPGGPEGVFTGGSLLFGTTGRTDLLGAEHAHLLAERQHASARRLADLLPDGAHVWPTHGFGSFCSASQSDAASSTIGQERRANPALRLEADDFVTQTLDGLDAYPAYYAHMGVRNSAGADLLDLTPARTADPAELRDRIAAGEWVVDLRSRKAFAQRHLAGTLSFGLDGAMSTWLGWLAPWGAPLTLLGDSPEQIAAAQRELARIGIDRPAAASSGEPEQWAGGDASRLRETPVATFTDLAAARSGRVPRHLPAPDAVLDVRMTNEWRDGHVEGAVHIPLPELADRLDELPDGTVWVHCGSGYRAAVATSLLQRAGRRTVHIDDAYSEAALTGLAITDR comes from the coding sequence ATGGCACATGTCCAGGTAGTCGAGACCTCGTCCCTGGGCGACCGCAGCTACCTCGCCCACGACGGGCGGGTGGCGCTGGTGGTCGACCCGCAGCGCGACATCGACCGCTTCCTGGCCCTGGCCGGGCGGCTGGACGTCCGCATCACGCACGTGGCCGAGACCCACCTGCACAACGACTACGTCTCCGGCGGGCTGGCCCTGGCCAAGGCGACCGGGGCCGCGTACCTCATCTCGGCCGACGAGAACGTCGAGTTCGACCGGACCGCCATAGCCGACGGCGACGAGATCGCCATATCCGACGGGCTGCGCATCCGCGCCGTCGCCACCCCCGGGCACACCTTCCACCACGTTTCCTACGTCCTGTCCGGGCCCGGCGGGCCCGAAGGGGTCTTCACGGGCGGGTCGCTGCTGTTCGGCACCACCGGCCGCACCGACCTCCTCGGCGCCGAGCACGCTCACCTGCTGGCCGAGCGGCAGCACGCGTCGGCTCGCAGACTGGCCGACCTGCTGCCCGACGGCGCGCACGTCTGGCCCACGCACGGGTTCGGAAGCTTCTGCTCGGCGAGCCAGTCCGACGCCGCGTCGTCGACCATCGGCCAGGAGCGGCGGGCCAACCCCGCGCTGCGGCTGGAGGCCGACGACTTCGTCACCCAGACCCTGGACGGGCTCGACGCCTACCCCGCCTACTACGCGCACATGGGCGTCCGCAACAGCGCCGGCGCCGACCTGCTCGACCTCACGCCCGCGCGGACCGCCGACCCCGCCGAGCTGCGCGACCGCATCGCCGCCGGGGAATGGGTCGTCGACCTGCGCTCCCGCAAGGCCTTCGCCCAGCGGCACCTGGCCGGCACCCTCAGCTTCGGCCTGGACGGCGCGATGTCGACGTGGCTCGGCTGGCTGGCACCCTGGGGCGCGCCCCTCACCCTGCTCGGCGACAGCCCCGAGCAGATCGCCGCCGCCCAGCGGGAGCTGGCGCGCATCGGCATCGACCGCCCGGCCGCGGCCTCCTCCGGGGAGCCCGAGCAGTGGGCCGGCGGCGACGCCTCCCGGCTGCGGGAGACGCCCGTCGCGACGTTCACCGACCTGGCCGCCGCCCGCTCCGGCCGCGTCCCCCGGCACCTGCCGGCCCCGGACGCCGTGCTGGACGTGCGCATGACCAACGAGTGGAGGGACGGGCACGTCGAGGGCGCGGTCCACATCCCGCTGCCCGAGCTGGCCGACCGGCTGGACGAACTGCCCGACGGGACCGTCTGGGTGCACTGCGGCTCCGGCTACCGGGCCGCCGTAGCGACCAGCCTGCTCCAGCGGGCCGGACGCCGGACCGTGCACATCGACGACGCCTACTCCGAGGCCGCACTCACGGGCCTCGCCATCACCGACCGCTGA
- a CDS encoding rhodanese-like domain-containing protein: MTTPPTASTVDVPALRELLDSDDRPRLIDVRTPGEFETGHIPGSYNVPLDLLREHRAELRAHLDEQVVLVCRSGQRAGQASQALATAGLPNLRVLHGGIGAWQAAGEAVSAGRPRWDLERQVRLVAGSIVLGSVLTSTTVPRAKWLAAAIGGGLTFAALSNTCAMGMALSKLPYNRGPKCDMAAVLSALASDRS; this comes from the coding sequence GTGACCACCCCGCCCACCGCGTCCACCGTCGACGTCCCCGCCCTGCGCGAACTGCTGGACTCCGACGACCGGCCGCGGCTCATCGACGTCCGCACGCCGGGCGAGTTCGAGACCGGCCACATCCCCGGCTCCTACAACGTGCCGCTCGACCTGCTGCGCGAGCACCGCGCCGAACTGCGCGCCCACCTCGACGAGCAGGTGGTGCTCGTCTGCCGCTCCGGGCAGCGGGCCGGCCAGGCCTCGCAGGCGCTGGCCACCGCGGGCCTGCCCAACCTGCGCGTCCTGCACGGCGGCATCGGCGCCTGGCAGGCCGCGGGCGAGGCGGTCTCCGCGGGACGCCCCCGCTGGGACCTGGAGCGCCAGGTCCGCCTGGTCGCCGGCTCGATCGTGCTCGGGTCGGTGCTGACCAGCACGACCGTCCCGCGCGCCAAGTGGCTCGCCGCGGCCATCGGCGGCGGCCTCACCTTCGCCGCCCTCTCCAACACCTGCGCCATGGGGATGGCCCTGTCCAAGCTCCCCTACAACCGCGGGCCGAAGTGCGACATGGCCGCCGTCCTGAGCGCCCTGGCCTCGGACCGCTCGTGA
- a CDS encoding sulfite exporter TauE/SafE family protein has translation MLTALVLGALIGVLLGLLGGGGSILAVPALVYGAGLPLVSAVPASLLVVGISSATAALPRVHAGQVRWRIAGVFGAAGAAAAFGGAALNRLLPDQVVLLGFAALMVAAGWRMLAGGDRIGGACALPGGGVDWRSCLPKSIGAGAAVGVLTGLFGVGGGFLIIPALVVGLGLPMAAAVGTSLVIVVVNSIAGFAAHAGDATLDYGVIAAFTLAAVAGSLAAARLARRLDADRLRRWFAYLVFAVAAFVAAQAIFHPGATG, from the coding sequence ATGCTGACCGCACTCGTCCTCGGCGCCCTCATCGGCGTCCTGCTCGGGCTGCTCGGCGGCGGCGGCTCCATCCTCGCCGTCCCCGCCCTCGTCTACGGCGCGGGCCTGCCGCTGGTCTCGGCGGTCCCGGCGTCCCTGCTGGTCGTGGGCATCTCCTCGGCCACGGCCGCGCTGCCCCGCGTGCACGCCGGGCAGGTGCGCTGGCGGATCGCCGGCGTCTTCGGCGCCGCCGGAGCGGCGGCCGCCTTCGGCGGCGCCGCCCTGAACCGGCTCCTGCCCGACCAGGTCGTCCTGCTCGGCTTCGCGGCGCTCATGGTGGCGGCGGGCTGGCGGATGCTGGCCGGAGGCGACCGGATCGGCGGGGCGTGCGCCCTTCCCGGCGGCGGGGTCGACTGGCGCTCCTGCCTGCCGAAGTCGATCGGCGCGGGCGCGGCCGTCGGCGTGCTGACCGGGCTGTTCGGCGTCGGCGGCGGCTTCCTGATCATCCCGGCCCTGGTCGTCGGGCTCGGCCTGCCGATGGCCGCCGCGGTCGGCACCTCCCTGGTCATCGTGGTGGTCAACTCGATCGCCGGCTTCGCCGCGCACGCCGGGGACGCGACGCTGGACTACGGCGTCATCGCGGCGTTCACCCTGGCGGCGGTCGCCGGGTCGCTCGCCGCCGCCCGCCTCGCGCGGCGCCTGGACGCCGACCGGCTGCGGCGCTGGTTCGCCTACCTGGTCTTCGCCGTCGCGGCCTTCGTCGCCGCGCAGGCCATCTTCCATCCGGGGGCCACCGGCTGA
- a CDS encoding universal stress protein — translation MWVVPEQRSVVVGVDGSPNSMAALRRAAREASERHARLDVIRVVEPGDTPVGRPFHSIREWLRLRRLVARLIPRSRHLTTRLRVLHGEPGAVLAESADRAELLVVGARSHSEHGNPLGGDTVPVVRERARCEVVICADQRAAAGENL, via the coding sequence ATGTGGGTCGTGCCCGAACAACGGTCCGTCGTCGTCGGTGTGGACGGTTCCCCCAACTCCATGGCCGCGCTGCGCCGGGCCGCCCGCGAGGCCTCCGAACGGCACGCGCGCCTGGACGTGATCCGCGTCGTGGAACCCGGCGACACGCCGGTAGGGCGCCCGTTCCACTCCATCAGGGAGTGGCTGCGGCTGCGCCGCCTGGTCGCCCGCCTGATCCCCCGCTCCCGGCACCTGACCACCCGGCTGCGCGTCCTGCACGGGGAGCCCGGCGCGGTGCTGGCCGAGTCGGCCGACCGCGCCGAACTGCTGGTGGTAGGTGCCCGGTCGCACTCCGAGCACGGCAACCCGCTCGGCGGCGACACCGTCCCGGTCGTACGGGAGCGGGCGCGGTGCGAGGTCGTGATCTGCGCGGACCAGAGGGCCGCCGCCGGCGAGAACCTCTGA
- a CDS encoding CBS domain-containing protein gives MKRRTVGDVMTRNVVTVSEDTPFTEIADAMAERRISAVPVMGEGGRLTGIVTEADLLRKQEYGDGTRPRRSRLRRHAQGRAGAQAKAAAADARGLMSTPVVTVAPTTPVAEAARLLNAHGFKAVPVVRDGRLAGIVARRDLLSVFHRSDSDIRDEIIDDVLISRLWQDPAEVHVRVQEGVVHLTGRVERKSLIPIMVRMAAATEGVVDVADNLGYDYDDTGSAPYPGP, from the coding sequence ATGAAACGTCGCACGGTCGGGGACGTCATGACCAGGAACGTGGTGACGGTCTCCGAGGACACCCCCTTCACCGAGATCGCCGACGCGATGGCCGAGCGCCGCATCAGCGCGGTGCCCGTCATGGGCGAGGGCGGCCGGCTCACCGGCATCGTCACCGAGGCCGACCTCCTGCGCAAGCAGGAGTACGGGGACGGCACGCGACCGCGCCGGTCCAGGCTGCGGCGCCATGCCCAGGGCCGGGCCGGGGCGCAGGCCAAGGCGGCCGCAGCGGACGCCCGCGGGCTGATGAGCACGCCGGTCGTCACCGTCGCGCCGACCACCCCCGTCGCCGAGGCCGCCCGCCTGCTGAACGCCCACGGGTTCAAGGCCGTGCCGGTCGTCAGGGACGGCCGGCTCGCCGGGATCGTGGCCCGCCGCGACCTGCTCTCGGTGTTCCACCGCTCCGACTCCGACATCCGCGACGAGATCATCGACGACGTCCTGATCAGCAGGCTCTGGCAGGACCCGGCCGAGGTGCACGTCCGCGTCCAGGAGGGGGTCGTCCACCTCACCGGGCGCGTCGAGCGGAAGAGCCTGATCCCGATCATGGTGCGCATGGCCGCCGCGACGGAAGGCGTCGTCGACGTCGCCGACAACCTCGGTTACGACTACGACGACACCGGTTCCGCCCCCTACCCGGGGCCCTGA